The following DNA comes from Tunturibacter psychrotolerans.
GCGAGACGCGAGGAATGCGGCGGCGCATGCAGATTGTATTTCAGGATCCCTACGCGGCGTTGAATCCACGGATGCGGGTGAAGCAGATTCTCACCGAGCCGTTTGAGATTCATGGGGAGAGACCATTTAAGGGCCTGGCTTCGCGCTTGAAAGAGATGTTGCGGACAGTAGGTTTGGACGAGTCGGCGCTTGAACGGTTTCCCCATGAATTCAGCGGAGGGCAACGACAAAGAATTAATATTGCGCGTGCGTTGGCGCTCAGACCCGAGTTTGTGGTGTTGGATGAGCCTGTGAGTGCGCTGGATGTAAGCGTGGGCGCTCAAGTTGTGAATTTGCTACGGGACTTACAAAGAGAATATGGACTGACCTATTTATTCATCTCGCATTCCATGCCCCTCGTGCGATATTTGTGCGACAGGGTGGCGGTAATGCAGCGCGGGCGCCTGGTGGAGTTGGGGGAGTGCGAACAGGTTTGCGATACGCCGCGACACGAATATACGCGTCGGCTGATTGCGGCGACTCCGGAAATGCCAACAGCAGTGTGAAACCTAAGAGATGTGAGAGTACAAGTCAGACGGTCGACCTGGACTCGATACAATTGAAGATGGATGATCTCGAGTCTTGGTTCACATTGGCATTACGTTTGGCTCGTCACGGCGTCTTTTATCGCTGGTGTGATGAACGCGATGGCGGGAGGCGGATCCTTTGTGTCCTTTCCGGCGATGCTGTCAATCGGAGTGGCCCCTATTCAGGCAAATGCGACAAATACCGTCGCGCTATGGCCCGGACAACTAACGTCGGTCGCTGCATTACGCGAAGATCTAAGGCGGGATCTTTTGCCGGTTGTATGTGCGGCTTCGGTTCTCGGCGGGGTAAGCGGCGCTGTCGTACTGCTCCATACTAGGCAAATAACGTTTCTGCATATGGTGCCTTGGCTTCTGCTGGTCGCTTCCCTGTTGTTTGGAATCAGCGGTCCGGTGTCGCAATGGCTACGGAAACGATCAAGTGAGCCTCATATCAAGAGAGTCCCTGCTCTGGCCCCGTTGTTTTTTGTTCTACTGCCAGTGTGCTTTTATATCGGCTACTTTGGTGCTGGAGCTGGATTTTTGATTATGAGCGCGCTGGCTTTATTTGGAGTAGAGGAGATGAACGCACTGAACTCGCTCAAAGTGCTCGCCGCCTGTTTGTCTAACTTCTGCGCCGTAGTCACGTTTTTATTCAGCGGCGCAGTAATCTGGCATTACTGCCTAATCTCAATGATATTCGCCGGCGTTGG
Coding sequences within:
- a CDS encoding ATP-binding cassette domain-containing protein, yielding MSTNEAATLVEARGLVKEYRRGYRVVDDVSFVIRQGETLGLVGESGSGKSTVARLLLRLGEPTAGEVLYREQNLLSATSRETRGMRRRMQIVFQDPYAALNPRMRVKQILTEPFEIHGERPFKGLASRLKEMLRTVGLDESALERFPHEFSGGQRQRINIARALALRPEFVVLDEPVSALDVSVGAQVVNLLRDLQREYGLTYLFISHSMPLVRYLCDRVAVMQRGRLVELGECEQVCDTPRHEYTRRLIAATPEMPTAV
- a CDS encoding sulfite exporter TauE/SafE family protein; translation: MISSLGSHWHYVWLVTASFIAGVMNAMAGGGSFVSFPAMLSIGVAPIQANATNTVALWPGQLTSVAALREDLRRDLLPVVCAASVLGGVSGAVVLLHTRQITFLHMVPWLLLVASLLFGISGPVSQWLRKRSSEPHIKRVPALAPLFFVLLPVCFYIGYFGAGAGFLIMSALALFGVEEMNALNSLKVLAACLSNFCAVVTFLFSGAVIWHYCLISMIFAGVGGYVGAQYARRMNSNVLRTIVVITGCVMAAYFFWRNG